Proteins from a single region of Nomia melanderi isolate GNS246 chromosome 9, iyNomMela1, whole genome shotgun sequence:
- the LOC143174943 gene encoding histone-lysine N-methyltransferase SETMAR-like, with product MEKSEFRAVIKHLYLKGLTPKEIKAELDEVHGTSAPVFATVYNWVNEFRRGRTSTKDERRSGRPVEVATPEMIGKIHDMVLSDRRIKVYEVVEATGISQGTVFTILHEKLGAKKISARWVPRLLSVENKRNRVVDVEAVLALFRRNPDEFLRRYITVDKTWIHHYNPETKEQSKQWVFEGERAPKKAKTVKSAGKVMATVFWDARGIIYTDYLEKGKPITGEYYASLLHRLGEEIKKKRPHLKKKKILFHQDNARVHTCAVSMAKIMELKFELLQHPLYSPDLAPSDFFLFPNFKKWLDGQRFTSNEEVVAQTDAYFEDLPKSYFSDGLKKLEKRLEKCIELKGDYVEK from the coding sequence atggaaaaaagtgaGTTTCGAGCGGTGATAAAACACTTATATTTGAAAGGCTTAACGCCGAAAGAGATCAAAGCTGAGTTGGATGAAGTTCATGGCACATCTGCTCCTGTGTTTGCAACGGTTTATAATTGGGTAAATGAGTTTAGACGTGGCCGTACATCCACAAAAGATGAACGTCGTTCGGGACGTCCAGTGGAAGTGGCTACTCCCGAAATGATTGGCAAAATCCACGATATGGTTTTGAGTGATCGACGAATCAAAGTGTACGAAGTAGTTGAGGCCACAGGCATATCGCAAGGTACAGTGTTTACAATTTTGCACGAAAAATTAGGTGCGAAAAAAATCTCGGCAAGATGGGTGCCGCGTTTGCTCTCAGTGGAGAATAAACGCAATCGTGTGGTCGACGTTGAGGCTGTTTTGGCGCTTTTTCGTCGCAATCCTGACGAGTTTCTGCGTCGATACATAACTGTGGACAAAACGTGGATACACCACTACAATCCAGAGACAAAGGAACAGTCAAAACAGTGGGTTTTTGAAGGCGAAAGGGCTCCGAAGAAGGCGAAGACGGTGAAATCGGCCGGCAAGGTGATGGCCACGGTTTTTTGGGATGCACGCGGAATCATCTACACCGATTacttggaaaaaggaaaaccaATTACTGGAGAGTATTATGCGTCGTTATTGCACCGGTTGGGcgaagaaatcaagaaaaaaCGTCctcatttgaaaaagaaaaagattcttTTCCATCAAGATAATGCACGGGTGCACACCTGTGCAGTTTCGATGGCCAAAATCATGGAATTAAAGTTCGAATTATTACAACATCCACTGTATTCACCGGATTTGGCCCCCAGTGACTTTTTTCTAtttccaaattttaaaaaatggctCGACGGACAACGGTTCACGTCGAACGAGGAAGTCGTCGCCCAAACAGATGCCTATTTTGAGGACCTTCCGAAATCTTACTTTTCAGATGGCTTAAAAAAGTTGGAGAAACGATTGGAAAAGTGTATAGAGCTGAAAGGAGAttatgttgaaaaataa